The following proteins are encoded in a genomic region of Oncorhynchus kisutch isolate 150728-3 linkage group LG6, Okis_V2, whole genome shotgun sequence:
- the LOC109892134 gene encoding ER membrane protein complex subunit 6-like: MSSVIVAKREGPQFISEVAVRGNAAMLDYCRTSVSALSGATAGILGLTGLYGFIFYFLASFLLSLLLILKASRRWNKCFKSRRMLFTGGLVGGLFTYVLFWTFLYGMVHVY, translated from the coding sequence ATGTCCTCAGTCATCGTAGCAAAACGAGAGGGACCACAGTTCATCAGCGAGGTCGCTGTGAGGGGCAACGCCGCCATGCTGGACTACTGTCGGACGTCTGTGTCGGCTCTGTCCGGGGCAACAGCGGGCATCCTTGGGCTCACAGGACTGTACGGATTTATCTTCTATTTCCTCGCCTCGTTTCTACTCTCCCTTCTTCTAATCCTCAAGGCTAGTCGCAGGTGGAACAAGTGCTTCAAGTCTCGGAGGATGCTCTTCACAGGAGGGCTCGTTGGAGGTCTTTTTACCTACGTCCTGTTCTGGACCTTCCTCTACGGAATGGTGCATGTGTACTAA
- the shpk gene encoding sedoheptulokinase isoform X1, whose amino-acid sequence MAKYVLGIDIGTTSIKVVLLDINSKTVTDSFSLPTKAYIVSDETHAKEQDSVQIITTLNECIASLPIDKLQNVSRIGVSGQMHGVVFWKAQTGCNWSGGDSRHLFSPRDTSHLITWQDGRCNSDFLSTLPNPDSHLSIATGFGCATIFWYMKYRPGFLSNFMVAGTIHDYVVSMLCGLESCVMTGQNAASWGYFNTATNQWNIDILKDAGFPVHLLPECVPSGCMAGQTCCEWHGVPASTPVGAALGDFQCSVYSSMTDRTEAVLNISTSAQLTYAMPLDFTPPNIPDPTSSISYFPYFDGSYLAVAASLNGGNVMATLVGMLSGWMNELEVEVSDSSLYEKLIRCALGVDSSDLRVSPTILGERHDPLSLGQVSNIHPSNLSLGHMTRAVCHGVLDNITSMMHPVFLLEAGVQRIKGSGSALSRNAVLRQEAERVFPLPVEYGQDVDSAVGVAIVFHDRM is encoded by the exons ATGGCGAAATATGTACTCGGCATAGACATAGGAACTACTTCAATCAAGGTCGTGTTACTTGATATTAACTCAAAAACAGTAACGGATAGCTTCTCTTTGCCAACCAAGGCATATATCGTCAGCGACGAAACGCAT GCCAAAGAGCAGGACTCTGTACAAATCATAACGACTCTGAATGAGTGCATTGCCTCTCTGCCCATAGACAAGCTCCAGAATGTCAGTAGAATTGGGGTGTCTGGACAAATGCATGGGGTTGTATTCTGGAAAGCACAAACAG GCTGTAATTGGTCAGGTGGAGACAGCCGCCACCTCTTCAGCCCTAGAGACACCAGTCATCTAATCACCTGGCAGGATGGGCGCTGCAACAGTGATTTCCTGTCTACTCTTCCAAACCCAGACTCACATCTCAGTATAGCCACAGGCTTTGGTTGTGCCACGATCTTCTGGTACATGAAATACAG GCCGGGGTTCCTGTCTAACTTCATGGTGGCAGGAACCATCCATGACTATGTGGTGTCCATGCTGTGTGGCTTGGAGAGCTGTGTCATGACTGGCCAGAATGCAGCCAGCTGGGGATACTTCAACACTGCCACCAACCAGTGGAACATAGACAT TCTGAAGGATGCTGGCTTTCCTGTGCACCTGCTCCCTGAGTGTGTGCCGTCCGGCTGCATGGCTGGTCAGACGTGCTGTGAGTGGCATGGCGTCCCTGCCAGCACACCTGTAGGGGCAGCCCTGGGGGACTTCCAGTGTTCTGTCTACTCCAGCATGACTGACAGGACGGAAGCAG TTCTCAATATAAGCACCTCAGCCCAGCTGACCTATGCCATGCCACTTGACTTCACTCCGCCAAATATCCCTGATCCCACCTCTTCCATCTCCTACTTCCCTTACTTTGATGGCTCCTActtggcggtggcagcatcactCAACGGAGGGAACGTGATGGCCACTCTTGTAGGCATGCTGAGTGGCTGGATGAACGAGCTAG AGGTGGAAGTGAGCGACTCCAGCTTGTATGAGAAGCTGATCAGATGTGCCCTTGGAGTGGACAGTAGTGACCTGAGGGTTAGTCCTACCATCCTGGGGGAAAGACATGACCCGCTCAGCCTGGGCCAGGTGTCCAACATACACCCTTCCAACCTCTCCCTGGGCCACATGACCAGAGCGGTGTGCCATGGTGTTCTGGACAATATCACCTCCATGATGCACCCGGTCTTCCTGCTGGAGGCCGGAGTGCAAAGGATCAAGGGCAGTGGGAGTGCCTTATCCCGTAACGCAGTACTCAGACAGGAAGCAGAAAGGGTGTTTCCTCTGCCTGTGGAATATGGACAGGATGTGGACTCAGCTGTGGGTGTGGCGATAGTCTTTCATGACAGAATGTGA
- the shpk gene encoding sedoheptulokinase isoform X2 yields MHGVVFWKAQTGCNWSGGDSRHLFSPRDTSHLITWQDGRCNSDFLSTLPNPDSHLSIATGFGCATIFWYMKYRPGFLSNFMVAGTIHDYVVSMLCGLESCVMTGQNAASWGYFNTATNQWNIDILKDAGFPVHLLPECVPSGCMAGQTCCEWHGVPASTPVGAALGDFQCSVYSSMTDRTEAVLNISTSAQLTYAMPLDFTPPNIPDPTSSISYFPYFDGSYLAVAASLNGGNVMATLVGMLSGWMNELEVEVSDSSLYEKLIRCALGVDSSDLRVSPTILGERHDPLSLGQVSNIHPSNLSLGHMTRAVCHGVLDNITSMMHPVFLLEAGVQRIKGSGSALSRNAVLRQEAERVFPLPVEYGQDVDSAVGVAIVFHDRM; encoded by the exons ATGCATGGGGTTGTATTCTGGAAAGCACAAACAG GCTGTAATTGGTCAGGTGGAGACAGCCGCCACCTCTTCAGCCCTAGAGACACCAGTCATCTAATCACCTGGCAGGATGGGCGCTGCAACAGTGATTTCCTGTCTACTCTTCCAAACCCAGACTCACATCTCAGTATAGCCACAGGCTTTGGTTGTGCCACGATCTTCTGGTACATGAAATACAG GCCGGGGTTCCTGTCTAACTTCATGGTGGCAGGAACCATCCATGACTATGTGGTGTCCATGCTGTGTGGCTTGGAGAGCTGTGTCATGACTGGCCAGAATGCAGCCAGCTGGGGATACTTCAACACTGCCACCAACCAGTGGAACATAGACAT TCTGAAGGATGCTGGCTTTCCTGTGCACCTGCTCCCTGAGTGTGTGCCGTCCGGCTGCATGGCTGGTCAGACGTGCTGTGAGTGGCATGGCGTCCCTGCCAGCACACCTGTAGGGGCAGCCCTGGGGGACTTCCAGTGTTCTGTCTACTCCAGCATGACTGACAGGACGGAAGCAG TTCTCAATATAAGCACCTCAGCCCAGCTGACCTATGCCATGCCACTTGACTTCACTCCGCCAAATATCCCTGATCCCACCTCTTCCATCTCCTACTTCCCTTACTTTGATGGCTCCTActtggcggtggcagcatcactCAACGGAGGGAACGTGATGGCCACTCTTGTAGGCATGCTGAGTGGCTGGATGAACGAGCTAG AGGTGGAAGTGAGCGACTCCAGCTTGTATGAGAAGCTGATCAGATGTGCCCTTGGAGTGGACAGTAGTGACCTGAGGGTTAGTCCTACCATCCTGGGGGAAAGACATGACCCGCTCAGCCTGGGCCAGGTGTCCAACATACACCCTTCCAACCTCTCCCTGGGCCACATGACCAGAGCGGTGTGCCATGGTGTTCTGGACAATATCACCTCCATGATGCACCCGGTCTTCCTGCTGGAGGCCGGAGTGCAAAGGATCAAGGGCAGTGGGAGTGCCTTATCCCGTAACGCAGTACTCAGACAGGAAGCAGAAAGGGTGTTTCCTCTGCCTGTGGAATATGGACAGGATGTGGACTCAGCTGTGGGTGTGGCGATAGTCTTTCATGACAGAATGTGA